A window from Agelaius phoeniceus isolate bAgePho1 chromosome 13, bAgePho1.hap1, whole genome shotgun sequence encodes these proteins:
- the AP3S2 gene encoding AP-3 complex subunit sigma-2 isoform X2: MINAILVFNNHGKPRLVRFYQHLAEEVQQQIIRDTFHLVLKRDDHICNFLECGSLFGGSDYKLIYRHYATLYFVFCVDSSESELGILDLIQVFVETLDKCFENVCELDLIFHMDKVHHILQEMVIGGMVLETNMNEIVAQVEAQGKLEKAEGGLSAAPSRAVSAVKNINLPEIPRNINIGDINIKVPNLSQFM; this comes from the exons ATGATCAACGCCATCCTCGTGTTCAACAACCACGGGAAGCCGCGGCTCGTCCGCTTCTACCAGCACCTG GCAGAAGAGGTGCAGCAGCAGATCATCCGTGACACCTTCCACCTGGTGCTGAAGCGCGATGACCACATCTGCAACTTCCTGGAGTGCGGCAG CCTGTTCGGCGGCTCGGACTACAAGCTGATCTACCGCCACTACGCCACGCTCTACTTCGTGTTCTGCGTGGACTCCTCCGAGAGCGAGCTGGGCATCCTGGACCTCATCCAG GTGTTCGTAGAGACGCTGGACAAGTGCTTTGAGAACGTCTGTGAACTGGACCTCATCTTCCACATGGACAAG GTCCACCACATCCTGCAGGAGATGGTGATCGGCGGGATGGTGCTGGAGACCAACATGAACGAGATCGTGGCGCAGGTGGAGGCCCAGGGCAAGCTGGAGAAGGCAGAG ggaggcctctcagctgctccttcccgtgcTGTGTCGGCCGTGAAGAACATCAACCTGCCCGAGATCCCCCGCAACATCAACATCGGGGACATCAACATCAAAGTGCCCAACCTGTCACAGTTCATGTGA
- the AP3S2 gene encoding AP-3 complex subunit sigma-2 isoform X1: protein MPRVSHGWHRDWRVARSRGCHGCPATVSSWQAEEVQQQIIRDTFHLVLKRDDHICNFLECGSLFGGSDYKLIYRHYATLYFVFCVDSSESELGILDLIQVFVETLDKCFENVCELDLIFHMDKVHHILQEMVIGGMVLETNMNEIVAQVEAQGKLEKAEGGLSAAPSRAVSAVKNINLPEIPRNINIGDINIKVPNLSQFM from the exons ATGCCCCGGGTCAGCCACGGGTGGCACCGGGACTGGCGTGTGGCCCGGAGCCGCGGGTGCCATGGGTGCCCAGCCACCGTGTCCTCCTGGCAGGCAGAAGAGGTGCAGCAGCAGATCATCCGTGACACCTTCCACCTGGTGCTGAAGCGCGATGACCACATCTGCAACTTCCTGGAGTGCGGCAG CCTGTTCGGCGGCTCGGACTACAAGCTGATCTACCGCCACTACGCCACGCTCTACTTCGTGTTCTGCGTGGACTCCTCCGAGAGCGAGCTGGGCATCCTGGACCTCATCCAG GTGTTCGTAGAGACGCTGGACAAGTGCTTTGAGAACGTCTGTGAACTGGACCTCATCTTCCACATGGACAAG GTCCACCACATCCTGCAGGAGATGGTGATCGGCGGGATGGTGCTGGAGACCAACATGAACGAGATCGTGGCGCAGGTGGAGGCCCAGGGCAAGCTGGAGAAGGCAGAG ggaggcctctcagctgctccttcccgtgcTGTGTCGGCCGTGAAGAACATCAACCTGCCCGAGATCCCCCGCAACATCAACATCGGGGACATCAACATCAAAGTGCCCAACCTGTCACAGTTCATGTGA
- the ANPEP gene encoding aminopeptidase N, which produces MAGGFFISKTVGIVAIVLGLGAVATIIALSVVYAQEKNKGISDVGTTTTASPGTSTSTTTPAPNNPWNRWRLPATLKPEFYEVSLQPFLKPDANNMYIFKGNSSVVFLCEEATNLILIHSKKLNYTMQGSFHATLQAEGGGSAPAISRTWLETPTQYLVVQLDAPLKQGQRYRLSSSFTGELADDLAGFYRSEYTDDSGNKQVVATTQMQAADARKAFPCFDEPAMKANFTVTLIYPDGYGAISNMPAKNTRQQEIDGEIWYVTEFDTTPRMSTYLLAFIVSQFTSKERNSGKTLIRIWGRPEAIKEGQGAYALNVTGPILNFFEAHYNTAYPLPKSDQVGLPDFNAGAMENWGLVTYRENSLLFDAAYSSIGNKERVVTVIAHELAHQWFGNLVTLRWWNDLWLNEGFASYVEYLGADSAEPTWNIKDLMVLNELHDVMATDALASSHPLSFREEEINTPAQISEVFDSIAYSKGASVLRMLSSFLGENIFKEGLQSYLHTFSYSNTIYSDLWVHLQQAVDKNKVQLPYNISDIMDRWTLQMGFPVVTVDTSSGTVSQAHFLLDPTSSVDRPSVFNYTWIVPITWMTGSGRRNSTWLTKVRDTNNDFRLSSPNWLLLNLNVTGYFRVNYNQENWNQLIKQLDSDHEIFPVINRAQIIDDAFNLARAKHVQVTLALNTTRFLSRETEYMPWQAALTNLKYFKLMFDRSEVFGAMSEYMKKQVTPLFEHYKIITNNWNNTLSDDLLMVQYNEANAISTACSYGVTECQDLAANYLRQWQNSSTNPVPPNLRSAIYCSMVATGGENAWQFLWEKFQEARVVSEADKLRTALSCSPDPWILSRYLQYTLDPTKIRKQDATSTINSIASNVVGQSLAWDFIRANWRTLFTQYGGGSFSFSRLILSVTQRFSSEFELQQLEQFKKDNQDIGFGSGTRALEQALEQTRANIKWVEENKAAVQSWFESETRSK; this is translated from the exons ATGGCAGGTGGCTTCTTCATCAGCAAGACCGTGGGAATCGTGGCCATCGTGCTGGGCCTTGGGGCTGTGGCCACCATCATTGCACTCTCGGTGGTGTACGCCCAGGAGAAGAACAAGGGGATATCAGATGTGGGCACCACCACCACAGCCAGCCCCGGgaccagcaccagcaccaccaccccTGCCCCCAACAACCCCTGGAACCGGTGGAGGTTGCCAGCCACGCTGAAGCCAGAGTTCTAcgaggtgtccctgcagcccttcctGAAGCCTGATGCCAACAACATGTACATCTTCAAGGGCAACAGCAGTGTGGTCTTCCTGTGTGAGGAAGCCACCAACCTCATCCTCATCCACAGCAAGAAACTGAACTACACCATGCAGGGCTCCTTCCATGCcaccctgcaggcagagggtggtGGCAGTGCCCCTGCCATCTCCCGCACCTGGCTGGAGACTCCCACCCAGTACCTGGTGGTGCAGCTGGACGCTCCCCTGAAGCAGGGCCAGCGGTACCGGCTGTCCAGCAGCTTCACCGGGGAGCTGGCCGATGACCTGGCTGGCTTCTATCGCAGCGAATACACGGACGACTCAGGCAACAA GCAGGTGGTGGCCACCACGCAGATGCAGGCGGCTGACGCGCGCAAGGCTTTCCCTTGCTTCGACGAGCCGGCCATGAAAGCCAACTTCACAGTGACCCTGATCTACCCCGACGGCTATGGGGCCATTTCCAACATGCCTGCCAAAA ACACCAGGCAGCAGGAGATTGATGGAGAAATTTGGTATGTCACCGAGTTTGACACCACTCCCCGGATGTCCACGTACCTTCTGGCCTTCATTGTCAGCCAGTTCACCTCCAAGGAGAGAAACTCGGGGAAGACACTG ATTCGCATCTGGGGCCGCCCTGAAGCCATCAAAGAGGGCCAGGGTGCCTACGCACTCAATGTCACTGGCCCCATCCTCAACTTCTTTGAGGCACATTACAACACGGCCTACCCGCTCCCCAAGTCTG ACCAGGTTGGCCTCCCCGATTTCAATGCGGGCGCCATGGAGAACTGGGGGCTGGTGACCTACCGGGAGAACTCGCTGCTCTTCGATGCTGCATACTCCTCCATCGGCAACAAGGAGCGGGTGGTGACCGTCATCGCCCACGAGCTGGCACACCAG tGGTTTGGGAATTTGGTGACGCTGCGGTGGTGGAACGACCTGTGGCTGAACGAGGGCTTCGCCTCGTATGTGGAGTACCTGGGTGCTGACTCTGCTGAGCCCACCTGGAACATT AAAGACCTGATGGTGCTGAACGAGCTGCATGACGTGATGGCCACCGACGCCCTGGCCAGCTCCCACCCACTCTCCTTCCGCGAGGAGGAGATCAACACCCCAGCCCAGATCAGTGAAGTCTTCGACAGCATTGCCTACAGCAAG ggggcGTCGGTGCTGCGGATGCTCTCGAGCTTCCTTGGCGAGAACATCTTCAAGGAGGGGTTGCAG TCCTACCTCCACACCTTCTCCTACAGCAACACCATCTACTCTGACCTCTGGGTCCATCTGCAGCAG GCAGTGGACAAGAACAAGGTCCAGCTGCCTTACAATATCAGCGACATCATGGACCGCTGGACGCTGCAGATGGGCTTCCCTGTGGTCACTGTCGACACCAGCAGCGGCACCGTCAGCCAGGCCCATTTCCTGCTGGACCCCACATCTTCTGTGGACAGACCCTCTGTCTTCAA CTACACCTGGATCGTCCCCATCACCTGGATGACAGGCAGTGGCCGCAGGAACAGCACCTGGCTGACCAAAGTCAGAG ACACCAACAACGACTTCAGGCTCAGCAGCCCCAACTGGCTCCTGCTGAACCTCAATGTCACTGGGTACTTCCGTGTCAATTACAACCAGGAGAACTGGAATCAGCTCATTAAGCAGCTTGACTCTGACCACGAG ATCTTCCCTGTGATCAACCGTGCCCAGATCATTGACGACGCCTTTAACCTGGCCAG GGCCAAGCACGTGCAGGTGACCTTGGCTCTGAACACGACACGGTTCCTGAGCCGGGAGACGGAATACatgccctggcaggcagcactCACCAACCTCAAGTACTTCAAGCTGATGTTTGACCGCAGCGAGGTCTTTGGGGCCATGTCG GAATACATGAAAAAGCAGGTGACCCCTCTCTTCGAGCACTACAAGATCATCACCAATAACTGGAACAATACCCTCAGTGATGACTTACTGATGGTCCA GTACAACGAGGCCAATGCCATCAGCACCGCCTGCTCCTACGGTGTCACCGAATGCCAGGATTTGGCTGCCAACTACTTGCGCCAGTGGCAGAACAGCTCCACCAACCC GGTCCCCCCGAACCTGCGCTCAGCCATCTACTGCAGCATGGTGGCCACGGGCGGGGAGAATGCCTGGCAGTTCCTCTGGGAGAAGTTCCAGGAGGCCCGTGTGGTGTCTGAGGCTGACAAGCTCCGCAcagccctctcctgcagccccgaCCCCTGGATCCTCAGCCG GTACCTGCAGTACACCCTCGACCCTACAAAGATCCGGAAGCAGGATGCCACCTCCACCATCAACAGCATTGCCAGCAACGTCGTGGGGCAGTCCCTGGCCTGGGACTTCATCCGTGCCAACTGGAGGACGCTCTTCACCCA GTACGGGGgcggctccttctccttctcccgCCTGATTTTATCTGTGACCCAGCGCTTCTCCTCAGAGTTTGAGCTGCAACAG ctggagcagttCAAGAAGGACAACCAGGACATCGGGTTTGGGTCGGGGACGCGGGCGCTGGAGCAGGCGCTGGAGCAGACCCGTGCTAACATCAAGTGGGTGGAGGAGAACAAGGCCGCGGTGCAGAGCTGGTTTGAGAGCGAGACCAGGAGCAAGTAA
- the LOC143695179 gene encoding uncharacterized protein LOC143695179 → MAHGTLPAAPLQDWAERGAPDPQGYSSSSPAASPDSCGLASPAAARGPCRGHGSRPRGRRGLRGGGAAGVPRQSASEREKLRMRRLAQALLRLRHYLPPALAPAGQTLTKIETLRLATRYIAHLSALLGLGRGAPAPRHCPLCPRGLGCCRDTEPRDASPPGAAGWGSPAMAGIPPELHGAPGVGTAAWGSPLCSPAAGTAPEVLGAPELGLETWGSPPYTPAAGTLPEALGGPNIAMETWGCPSYIPATGTPPEVLGVSDIQTEPWGPPPYVPAAGTSSELNKALTSTASPWLTPPHSAGAAAPPDLPGDVLDTGLLLSEFVGAGTVTQDLSAEDLLSLLEALLPAQPWH, encoded by the exons ATGGCCCACGGCACGCTGCCCGCCGCCCCGCTGCAGGACTGGGCCGAGCGCGGAGCCCCGGACCCGCAGGgctacagcagcagctctcccgCAGCATCGCCCGACTCCTGCGGGCTCGCGTCCCCCGCCGCGGCTCGGGGGCCCTGCCGCGGGCACGGCAGCCgccccaggggcaggagggggctgcggggcggcggggcggcgggggtCCCGCGGCAGAGCGCCAGCGAGCGGGAGAAGCTGCGGATGCGGCGGCTGGCGCAGGCCCTGCTGCGGCTGCGGCACTACCTGCCGCCCGCGCTGGCCCCCGCCGGGCAGACCCTCACCAAGATCGAGACCCTGCGCCTCGCCACCCGCTACATCGCCCACCTTTCCGCCCTGCTGGGGCTCGGCCGGGGCGCGCCGGCCCCCCGacactgtcccctgtgtccccggGGCCTGGGGTGCTGCCGGGACACCGAGCCCCGCGATGCTTCGCCGCCCGGCGCCGCGGGCTGGGGGTCTCCTGCCATGGCGGGGATCCCCCCGGAGCTGCACGGGGCCCCCGGCGTGGGCACGGCTGCCTGGGGGTCAccgctctgcagccctgctgcggGCACtgccccagaggtgctgggggCTCCGGAGCTGGGCTTAGAGACCTGGGGGTCACCCCCCTACACCCCTGCGGCAGGGACCCTCCCAGAGGCACTTGGGGGTCCGAACATCGCCATGGAGACCTGGGGGTGTCCCTCCTACATCCCTGCAACCGGGACCCCTCCAGAGGTTCTTGGGGTTTCCGACATCCAGACGGAGCCCTGGGGGCCACCCCCCTATGTGCCTGCAGCGGGGACCTCCTCAGAGCTGAACAAGGCTCTCACCTCCACTGCGTCACCCTGGCTGACCCCTCCCCACTCCGCAGGGGCCGCGGCCCCCCCGGATCTCCCTGGCGATGTCCTGGACACGGGACTGCTGCTGTCGGAGTTCGTGGGCGCAGGGACAGTCACCCAG GATCTCTCTGCAGAGGATCTGCTCTCACTGCTggaggctctgctcccagcacagccctggcactga